AATTTCTTTAACGGATTCTACAAGCGAGTCTATCATTAAAGTTAATGATATGGCGAGTTCTATTTCCGAAGATTATGAAGTCTCGCCGAAGCGGTTGGTTTGCTTCTTCCAAAATGATTTGGTTTCTGAAGCAGTTCAGAGGTTTGTCTGTGAATTCTATAGTGTACGAAAGGGAAAGCTCACTATGCACCGTGGCTGCATCGGACTGGGCCTCAGCCTCTAAGTTGTTCAGGGGTTGTCGAGATAGCGCGTCCGCTACCAGGTTTTGTTTTACCGGTGTGTAAAATACTTTCCCGTTGTTCTCATCAATAAATGCTTTCCATCGCTTAATCTTAGCGTTGGTGTTTTTCTCGGATACCGCGTATGTGAGGGGCTGGTGATCTGTAAAGATCCTTACCTCTTTGGTACCGTATAGGTAATTTTGAAGTTTGCCTATTGCCCAGACTATCGCCAACAATTCTCTTTCGTTGGTGGCGTAGTTCAGTTCGCAGTCTTTCAGCGTACGAGAGATCATGGTGATGGGCCTCTTGTTCTGGGACAATACCGCGCCTATACCACTGCCTGAAGCGTCGGTGGTTAGGTCAAATGGTAATTTGAAATCGGGGTACGTCAAAATTACATCTTCTGATGCTAGGATGTTACGCAGGTGATCAAACGCATTGCCCTGAGTTTCATCAAATGTAACAGGAACTTTTTTCGACATGTTTTTACTCACTGTACCGTTTTCCCCTTTGAGAATATGAGTGAGAGGCCTGGCAATGGAGGCAAAATTCTTCACAAAGCTTCTGTAATAGCTCGCCAGGCCGAGGAAAGACCTAAGGCTAAACAGATTTTTGGGTTCGGGGAACCCTTGTATCGCCCTGACTTTTTCAGGGTCTGTTTTCGTTATCCCCCTAGTGACTATGAAGCCTAAGAATTCTACGCTTTCTTTAAAGAATTTAGTCTTTTCTCGTGCCACCTTCATGTTGGCCTCGAGCAGTCGCTTAAGCACTATATCGATGTGCTTAACATGCTCGGTTTCGTTTTCTGAAAATATAATGACGTCATCGACATAGACGTAACATATCTTGCCTATTTCTTCCCTCAGCACATCATCGATGGCTCTTTGGAATATGCTACCTGCGTTTTTTAATCCGAAAGGTAATCGGCAAAACTCGTATTTCCCTCCGTTAACTGAGAAAGAGGTTTTTTCCCGGTCCTTCTCGGCCAAGTATAACTGGTGATACCCTGACCTTAAGTCTAGGGTAGTAAAGTATCTGGCTTTTCCCAAGTTCGCTAAAATCATGGGAATGCTTGGCATAGGGTAGCGGTCAGCAATTGTTTGTTCATTTAGTTTCCTAAAGTCGATTACCAAGCGCTTATTTTTGATGCCGTTATCGTCAGTCCCTTTTTTGTCAACTACCCAAGCAGGGCTGTTGTATGGGGATCTGGAAGGCCTTATTATGCCATTGCTCAGCAGCTCCTTGATCTCGTTGTTAACAAAGTCTGCTGCCCCCATGGGGTAGGGGTATAATCTGGAGTAGACGGGTTCGTCACTCTTAGTTCGAATAGTGGCGGTGACAGAGGTGTTGAAAGTTAGCGCCTCGTTAGAGGTCGAAAACACCTTTATTCTTTTcagaataacatttttaaattcggCTTTCACCGAATTTGGTACCACTATGTCATCAATTTGAGTGAAATTAACGTTTTCACAGTCAAAGAATTTGAGCTTTTCAGTGACGTTTGCGTATTTTATTACGCTGTCGCCTAAGTTCAATGCCACTCCTGCTCGCGTTAGCGAGTCGAAGCCTATTATAGCATCGAACGTGCTCAGTGTGTCCAACAGGAAAAATGGGGCGTCTAAcccaaaaatgcgcattaTGCACTTGTTCTTGACGTCACTGGAGCCGTGAATAGAGCTCACAGTAAAAGGGGTCTCGACCGGCATTACATTTCTTAGCTCCTTTACGGGCTTAAGGTAATTCTTTGCCGCCCCCGTGTCGATAAGTATTTTTAGTGTTCTACCAGCCAACTGTCGTTCGATGAACGGCAGTCGGGAGCGTTCCCTAAAAAATGTAGCAGATCTTCGTCGTTACCTTCTTCAATGCTGGCGACTTCCGCTTCAGCTGTGACGGAATACCTTGACTCTTCCTGCTCGTGGGATTGagttatattattaacacGCTGGCGTCTTTGTCCCGAATAACGCTGAGATGAATtccgtcttttgttgttgctattattcTGAGGCTTTCCCCAATTTGTTTCCTGCCTAGATTTGGCTGTCGAAGGGTCGATCTCCATAGGCTGTACTTTGTTATGGTCTACAATTTCGGGGTCCCCGCGCTTCTGCCAGGGGCTGTCGTCTTGGGGCTTGTTTTGGAATTGCTTAGGAATGAAGTGTGGATTTTTATCCTCTCCTTTCCATTGCTTTCCCTGAAATTTATTAGTACGCCTGTTGCCATCGTGCACAAGAGCCTTGTCTTCGATGGCCTTCGCGTATGACGCCGCGAATGCACTTCTTTCAATGCTATTTTCAGCCTCCCGCGCAAGCGCTAACGCAGTCGTAAGGTCTTTTGGTTGTGCTGGTAGCACCAGTGCTTTGAGCGGTCTTTTCAGCCCAGCAATAAATGCGTGTAGGGCATCGTCCCTAACCTCCTTATTTAAGATAGTTGCCGTGTCCGCACTATGCGACATAACTATTTTGTTCGTGACGAGCGTGAGTTTCCTCTCGACTTCGTCATAGTATGCCATAAGATCGGCATCACGTTGATGAACCCTCTCGAGATTTTGACGTAATACTCGTAGGGACGTTTTGTCCGCGTATGTGCAGTCCAGCCTAGCCAGAATTGCATCGAAATTTAGCACAGTATTATGTGACGTGAGGAGCGCTCGCGCGTTAccacaaattttgtttttaataattaccacTGCTTCATAGTGGGCCTCGCTGCCCTTGTATCTCTTGAATACCTCGTACGCATCTGATGCGGCCTGCCTCCAAGACACGTATTTATCGTGGCTGCCGCTAAAGGTTGGGAGCGATTTCACAATATCTAACTTGACATCACACTTTATGCTGGGGTCCGGGGTTACCCTTTCATAAACTTCTACTTGGGGTGCCTGCACAGTTAACGAGCTGACCTGGTTTCTAACTGATTCAATTTCTGCCCGCCAGCGCTGCTCCTGTGCGGTTAGCGAGGCgttgacggcatttgttatgagCGCTTGGACCATTTCTGCATTCATTTCTGATGAGTCTGGTTGTCTCACTGCGGGGCAAAATCCGATTTCTTCACTATCGTCACTGTCTACTTCTTGCTTCACTTCCCTATATTCCCAATTCATCGGCCGCAAATGAAGCTGAGTGAATTAATTGGCAGTAATATGGGTGGCGAATAAAGGTAAAATTTGCGTTTCGCGCACCGCTTTTAGTTGGCCAACACTTGTAGCTAAGTCAGGGTCTGGCGACGATGTACACTATTTTAGAGGAGTCACAACACAGTGGGCGAAGTATAACAAATTTgagagaaaatataataataaacccGCAGAATTTATATGTGTAATACTGAGTTGCTGCACAGAGAGTGGAGTCACAGAAAATTCGAGAAAACATCACAATAAAAACGCTGAGTTATACATCCCAAGAAAAATTCCAGTTGGGAAATGGTTGGAGCGAAGCACAGGCTACACAGATACACTGGGCACAAAATTTCTACgtttctttaattaaaattagacacatgcaaattaagtaaattCACAGAATACTCCAGGGGAAAGGTGCGGGACATAATCGccacacaaaaatgcaaagaaatatatatatcgggATTTTACACTGTACGGAATTTTTACTGGCGAGGTATGCAGAACTCACAGGCACACTTTATTTATTCGTTTATTACAGTATCATGACCTGGTACTATCTTAGTCACACAGTCACTTAcattttatgatcttcagGGTAGGTTCGAAGAGTAGTTGGGCGTCAGTTATTAAGTGGTGTGGGAGGTTTGCATTAATATATCCCTCGCCGTTGTCTCCCAGTGTAGGTAGCCGGTTGGCTGTTGCTGGTTGTCCAGTGGGGGGCCGGTTGGCCGTCCTGTTTCTATGATGAAATAGGATGATTACGTTGGAAGGAGACTGTCCTTCAATACCGCTGGCCTAGAGACTCAGCcggtatattttgtaataaaaaggtTTAACGGCTAAGTGCCGGAGTTTCATAATATGAGCTTGTGctcttttttaattgaatataaaatcagaactgaactTAAGAACTAACAAAAGCTCATGCATGACCGGATGCCCGTGGCAGACCGCTGACCATGCACATTTTGCAGAAGTCATACGATCGCTGCTAGCCAATGGGACAAAGCCACGGCCCATAAGGGCGCAATATGTTGGCTCAGCTCTCGGGCCAATTAGGGTGGACCCAATTTGGGGTGGACCATACATGAGTGGggtaataattataatattaaatgcttaatattaataaattatgggtaataaaatgattaatattaataggaGGAATAAAAATAGGCCTGCTGATGCTAACCTGGGAGTTCGTTGTTAACTTGTACGCTCTGAAGAGGCAAGGCCGCACCCTCTACGGATTCGGCGGTTAAAAAAAAGTCCTGTACTTTTATTAAGCAATCGGTCCTTTTCAGGACCACCATTCACTTTTTAAAAGGaggtacattttcaaaaaaaattttccttttattggTTGGGAATCCCAAGAATGACGTAGTACGCAGTTACATCAAACTAAATGTCGATCGTTGATTGCTCTTTCAGGTAGACCAATGTGACAGTGTAGTGTGTATATATTGATAGATTCATAACATGGCTTTGTACAGACTGTACTGATTTCAGACACCGCGTGTATATCAACGCATCGTGgagtgcgaaaaataaaaaaactactttatataatagaaaatctgaaaaaccgtactgcatatataaataaaatatgaccattcttaaaataattttttgtataatttatttaatacaacaTAATAGTAACGTAGTtggaaattttttcaaatcttTGGTAACAATTTGGTCGTCCTGAAAAGGACGGTTTGATTGACGATTTTATGTACAAGTATGTTTTCAGCTTTTGAAACGTTTAAGTCTTCTTCTCGGTCTTCTTGGGCAACAGAACAGCCTGAATATTAGGCAACACTCCACCTTGGGCAATAGTGACGCCGGAGAGCAGCTTGTTTAACTCCTCGTCGTTGCGGATGGCCAGCTGTAAATGACGCGGAATAATTCTAGTCTTCTTGTTGTCACGAGCAGCATTGCCTGCCAACTCGAGAACTTCAGCGG
This sequence is a window from Drosophila teissieri strain GT53w chromosome 2R, Prin_Dtei_1.1, whole genome shotgun sequence. Protein-coding genes within it:
- the LOC122612128 gene encoding histone H2A, which encodes MSGRGKGGKVKGKAKSRSNRAGLQFPVGRIHRLLRKGNYAERVGAGAPVYLAAVMEYLAAEVLELAGNAARDNKKTRIIPRHLQLAIRNDEELNKLLSGVTIAQGGVLPNIQAVLLPKKTEKKT